In Hamadaea flava, a genomic segment contains:
- a CDS encoding collagenase: MTLPTVQAPIPAAAGPAPQTSAATAHGPAPSAASTGSGSAHVRSGAQPIQDRAPRPATTDAVRQSYDNPQTTPRQNRPSTARSSVTAAAACNVADFTSRTGSALVQQIKASTTDCVNTLFTLTGSDAYYAFREAQMAGVAYGFRDNAGSYAGDNATGTAQLVLYLRAGYYVQYYNASTVGSYGVTLQTAIRAGLDAFFANGHSGDVNDANGETLAEAVTLIDSAVENARYIYFVKRLLANYTNAYNAYWWMRNAVNNVFTVTFRGHQVPAFVSAVQSDPSLIDSLYNFASAHRDLLGTDNSFLTSNAGRELGRFLQHTALQSRVRPLALGLLGISAITGTTAPLWVGVAEMTDYYDQANCAYYGTCDLAARLASAVLTVTYACGSSITIKAQDMTSSQLSASCTSLTSQDAYFHSVVADSGAVANDYNTDIEVVVFDSSTDYQTYAGAMYGIDTNNGGMYLEGDPANSANQARFIAYEAEWVRPAFEIWNLNHEYTHYLDGRFDMYGDFSAGVTTPTIWWIEGFAEYISYSYRNVAYDAAIAEAATGTYALSTLFDTTYSNDTTRIYRWGYLAVRYLLQSHRSDMTTVLNYYRSGNWTAARTYLTSTIGTRYNADWYTWLAACAAGACGGSTPTNNPPTASFTTTTSGLTATFTDRSTDSDGTVASRRWTFGDGTSSTATNPSKTYAAAGAYTVTLTVTDDDGATGTTSATVTVGGGGGMTECTNSDVRQLDRNCRRSNLSATTGNYSYLYIYLPAGVSRLTITASGGSGNADLYYNSSSWATTSSYTSRSTAGGNTESLTITNPPAGYNYISLYAVSGFSAVTVATQY, translated from the coding sequence ATGACGCTGCCGACCGTGCAGGCGCCCATCCCGGCGGCGGCCGGTCCAGCGCCGCAGACGTCCGCGGCGACGGCCCACGGTCCCGCGCCGTCGGCGGCGTCGACGGGAAGCGGCAGCGCGCATGTGCGATCGGGAGCCCAGCCGATCCAGGACCGCGCGCCTCGCCCGGCCACCACTGATGCCGTACGCCAGAGCTACGACAACCCGCAGACCACGCCCCGGCAGAACCGTCCGTCGACGGCTAGGTCGTCCGTCACCGCCGCGGCCGCCTGCAACGTCGCCGACTTCACGAGCCGCACCGGCAGCGCGCTCGTGCAGCAGATCAAGGCGTCGACGACCGACTGCGTCAACACCCTTTTCACGCTGACCGGCAGCGACGCGTACTACGCCTTCCGGGAGGCGCAGATGGCCGGCGTCGCCTACGGATTCCGGGACAACGCCGGGTCCTATGCCGGTGACAACGCCACCGGCACGGCGCAGCTGGTGCTGTACCTGCGGGCCGGCTACTACGTCCAGTACTACAACGCCTCCACGGTCGGCAGTTACGGCGTCACGCTCCAGACCGCGATCCGAGCCGGGCTGGACGCCTTCTTCGCCAACGGCCACTCCGGCGACGTCAACGACGCGAACGGGGAAACCCTCGCCGAGGCGGTCACGCTCATCGACAGCGCCGTGGAGAACGCTCGGTACATCTATTTCGTCAAGCGTCTCCTCGCGAACTACACCAACGCGTACAACGCGTATTGGTGGATGCGCAACGCCGTGAACAACGTCTTCACGGTCACCTTCCGCGGCCACCAGGTGCCCGCGTTCGTCAGCGCGGTGCAGTCCGATCCCAGCCTGATCGATTCGCTCTACAACTTCGCGTCCGCGCATCGCGATCTGCTGGGCACGGACAACAGCTTCCTGACCTCCAACGCCGGCCGGGAACTCGGCCGATTCCTTCAGCACACGGCGTTGCAGTCGCGCGTTCGGCCACTGGCTCTCGGGCTGCTCGGCATCAGCGCGATCACCGGCACGACCGCGCCGCTGTGGGTGGGCGTGGCTGAGATGACCGACTACTACGACCAGGCCAACTGCGCCTACTACGGCACCTGTGACCTGGCTGCGCGGCTCGCGAGCGCCGTGCTCACGGTGACCTACGCCTGCGGATCGAGCATCACGATCAAGGCGCAGGACATGACGTCCAGTCAGCTGTCGGCCAGCTGCACGAGCCTGACCAGCCAGGACGCCTACTTCCACAGCGTGGTCGCCGACAGCGGCGCGGTCGCCAACGACTACAACACCGACATCGAGGTGGTGGTGTTCGACTCGAGCACCGACTACCAGACCTACGCCGGCGCGATGTACGGCATCGACACCAACAACGGCGGCATGTATCTGGAAGGCGACCCGGCGAACTCGGCCAACCAGGCCCGGTTCATCGCGTACGAGGCCGAGTGGGTGCGCCCGGCTTTCGAGATCTGGAATCTCAACCACGAGTACACCCACTACCTCGACGGCCGCTTCGACATGTACGGCGACTTCAGTGCGGGCGTCACCACGCCGACGATCTGGTGGATCGAGGGATTCGCCGAGTACATCTCGTACTCGTACCGCAACGTCGCCTACGACGCCGCCATCGCCGAGGCGGCGACCGGCACGTACGCGTTGAGCACCCTGTTCGACACGACGTACAGCAACGACACGACGCGCATCTACCGATGGGGCTACCTGGCCGTGCGCTACCTGCTCCAGTCCCATCGATCGGACATGACGACGGTGCTGAACTACTACCGCAGCGGCAACTGGACCGCGGCGCGCACCTACCTCACCAGCACCATCGGTACCCGCTACAACGCCGACTGGTACACCTGGCTGGCGGCTTGCGCGGCCGGCGCCTGCGGCGGCTCCACGCCGACCAACAACCCGCCGACCGCCTCGTTCACCACCACGACCAGCGGTCTGACGGCGACCTTCACCGACCGCTCGACGGACAGCGACGGCACCGTCGCCTCCCGCCGGTGGACGTTCGGCGACGGCACGTCCTCCACGGCGACCAACCCCAGCAAGACGTACGCGGCCGCCGGCGCCTACACGGTGACCCTCACCGTGACCGACGACGACGGCGCGACCGGCACCACCTCGGCGACGGTCACCGTCGGCGGCGGTGGCGGGATGACCGAGTGCACCAACTCCGACGTGCGCCAGCTGGACCGCAACTGCCGGCGCAGCAACCTGTCGGCGACCACCGGCAACTACTCCTACCTCTACATCTACCTGCCGGCCGGCGTCAGCCGGCTCACGATCACCGCCTCGGGCGGCTCCGGCAACGCCGACCTCTACTACAACAGCAGCAGCTGGGCGACCACCAGCTCGTACACGAGCCGCTCGACCGCCGGCGGCAACACCGAGAGCCTGACCATCACCAATCCACCCGCCGGCTACAACTACATCAGCCTGTACGCGGTCTCCGGCTTCAGCGCCGTGACCGTCGCGACCCAGTACTGA
- a CDS encoding LysR family transcriptional regulator, producing the protein MDLEIRHLRAICAIADAGSLSKAAVHLGITQPALTTLLQRIERSVGGPLFVRGRTGIQPTALGEQAAARARLVLSELDGFIGSITHGDRKNREILLGSAHMECVGSMLTYVRQALPDTEFALQVEPSAVVLAQALAHRRLDIALIGFMEDQGVPLASDLAQRTFIPRLPVLLAISAQHPLAVRDDIELADLRDEFWICPPGADDGSLTSLRTACHDAGFEPKIRYQVPSGGGRPLISSGQAVQLVEPSSNPLGGIAIRRLTGDPLGMRLVFAWRRQSITDARAGAIYGAAAKAYAEAATASPAYAPWWYAHPEVHPC; encoded by the coding sequence ATGGATCTGGAGATCCGCCACCTGCGTGCCATCTGCGCCATCGCCGACGCCGGGAGCCTGTCGAAAGCCGCCGTTCACCTGGGCATCACCCAGCCTGCCCTGACCACGCTGCTGCAACGCATCGAACGATCGGTCGGCGGGCCGCTGTTCGTCCGCGGCCGCACCGGCATCCAGCCCACCGCACTGGGGGAACAGGCCGCCGCCCGCGCCCGGCTGGTGCTGAGCGAACTCGACGGCTTCATCGGCAGCATCACCCACGGCGATCGCAAGAACCGGGAGATCCTGCTCGGCTCCGCCCACATGGAATGCGTCGGAAGCATGCTGACCTACGTGCGGCAAGCCTTACCCGACACCGAGTTCGCCCTGCAGGTCGAACCGTCGGCCGTCGTCCTCGCCCAAGCGCTGGCCCATCGCCGCCTCGACATCGCGCTCATCGGATTCATGGAAGACCAAGGCGTACCGCTCGCGAGCGACCTGGCGCAACGCACGTTCATCCCGCGGCTGCCGGTGCTCCTGGCCATCTCCGCCCAGCACCCGCTGGCGGTCCGGGACGACATCGAGCTGGCCGACCTTCGCGACGAGTTCTGGATCTGCCCGCCAGGAGCCGACGACGGCTCGCTCACCTCCTTGCGTACGGCGTGCCACGACGCCGGCTTCGAGCCGAAGATCCGCTATCAGGTGCCCAGCGGCGGCGGACGCCCGCTCATCAGCTCCGGCCAGGCGGTGCAGCTCGTCGAACCGTCCTCCAACCCGTTGGGCGGCATCGCGATCCGGCGGCTGACCGGCGACCCGCTCGGCATGCGGCTGGTGTTCGCCTGGCGTCGCCAGTCCATCACCGACGCGCGAGCCGGCGCGATCTACGGCGCGGCCGCGAAGGCTTACGCCGAGGCCGCCACCGCCAGCCCCGCCTACGCACCCTGGTGGTACGCCCACCCGGAAGTGCATCCGTGCTGA
- a CDS encoding threonine synthase: MFLTHLDCPRCGAQHDADRPQNLCTCGSPLLARYDLPAIANAVEPGDVERRGADLWRYRELLPVRSAEHVTTLGEGWTPLWPAARYGPAIGLNRLLVKDEGLLPTGAFKARGAAVGVSRARELGIRHVAMPTNGNAGAAWATYAARAGLAATIAMPHGAPVITRQECLVAGADLHLVEGVISDAGRLIAALIADADGAIFDVSTLKEPYRIEGKKTMGLEIAEQLGWRTPDVILYPTGGGVGLIGIHKALLELRTLGWLQGELPRLVAVQSTGCAPVVKAYDAGLRQVEAWPDASTVAFGINVPKPLGDELILDAIAESDGTAIAVDDADMLADLREFGRLEGLMLCPEGATCLTAARLLRERGWLGADDEVVLLNTGAGVKYPLDLA, from the coding sequence ATGTTCCTGACCCACCTCGACTGCCCTCGCTGCGGCGCGCAGCATGACGCCGATCGGCCGCAGAACCTGTGCACCTGCGGTTCTCCCCTGCTGGCCCGCTACGACCTGCCCGCGATCGCGAACGCGGTCGAGCCGGGTGACGTCGAGCGGCGGGGCGCGGACCTGTGGCGGTATCGGGAACTGCTGCCGGTCCGCTCGGCCGAGCACGTCACGACCCTCGGTGAGGGCTGGACGCCGCTGTGGCCCGCCGCCCGCTACGGTCCCGCGATCGGGCTGAACCGGCTGCTGGTCAAGGACGAGGGCCTCCTGCCGACCGGCGCCTTCAAGGCGCGGGGTGCCGCGGTCGGCGTATCCCGGGCGCGGGAGCTGGGCATCCGGCACGTGGCGATGCCGACCAACGGCAACGCGGGCGCGGCCTGGGCGACGTACGCCGCCCGCGCCGGGCTCGCCGCCACGATCGCCATGCCCCATGGTGCGCCGGTCATCACGCGGCAGGAGTGCCTGGTCGCTGGGGCGGATCTGCACCTGGTCGAGGGCGTCATCAGCGACGCCGGGCGGCTCATCGCGGCTCTGATCGCCGACGCCGACGGGGCGATCTTCGACGTCTCCACGCTCAAGGAGCCCTACCGCATCGAGGGCAAGAAGACGATGGGGCTGGAGATCGCCGAGCAGCTGGGCTGGCGTACGCCGGACGTCATCCTGTATCCGACCGGCGGCGGCGTCGGGCTCATCGGCATCCACAAGGCGCTGCTCGAACTGCGTACGCTCGGCTGGTTGCAAGGCGAGCTGCCCCGGTTGGTGGCGGTGCAGTCGACCGGCTGCGCGCCGGTGGTGAAGGCGTACGACGCGGGACTTCGTCAGGTCGAGGCGTGGCCCGACGCGTCCACTGTGGCCTTCGGCATCAACGTGCCCAAGCCGCTTGGCGACGAGCTGATCCTCGACGCGATCGCCGAGAGCGACGGCACCGCGATCGCCGTCGACGACGCCGACATGCTGGCGGATCTACGGGAGTTCGGGCGGCTCGAAGGGCTCATGCTCTGCCCGGAGGGCGCCACCTGCCTGACCGCCGCCCGGCTGCTGCGCGAACGCGGCTGGCTCGGCGCCGACGACGAGGTGGTCCTGCTCAACACCGGCGCGGGCGTCAAATACCCCCTCGATCTCGCCTGA